A segment of the Fibrobacter succinogenes subsp. succinogenes S85 genome:
ATAACGAATTCAACAGGGAAGTCGCCCTGGACTTCTTGCAGGATGCCGAAATGGTTGTTGACATCGCCGAAAACGGATTGGTGGCGGTTACGAAAGTCCGTGAAAAGGGCGTAGATTACTATGACTGCATTTTGATGGATGTCCAGATGCCTGTGATGGATGGTTACGAGGCGACTCGTGCTATCCGAAAGACCTATCCCCATGCGCACATCCCCATTATTGCGCTATCGGCAAATGCGTTTGAAGAGGATCGGCAAAAGTCCCTTGCCGCCGGAATGGACGAACATCTGGCAAAACCGTTTGTCGTTGCAAAGGTCCTTTCCACAATGTGTTCCTTAATGCAAAGAAAAGTTAACGTAAGTTGATGCATAGGAACATTTTAAGAACACTTTTCGTGTGATTTTACGCATTATGTCAATCCTTTTACAAAAGAAGGGTTGATTTTTGATATGCTATCAAACTATCTTTTAGGTTGGATGGGTGAAATCTTTTTTTTAAAAGGAATTCATATGAAGAATTTGGCGAAAGTTATGTTTGGCGTTGCTGCAGTCGCTGCAGTAACGGCTTCTGCTGGGCAGTTCCCGTTCCCGCAGAACATGAAGTATCCGCATGGCAAGATCATTGAATATGCCGATACGGATATGATCAAGGATCATTACAAGCTGTGGAAACAGGCTTGGTACCAGGCTAGCAATGGTTGGGTTTTGGCACCGGAAGGAACTTGCTCTACCGTTTCTGAAGCTATTGCATACGGTATGTTGATTTCCGTGTACATGGACGATCAGGATGTTTTCAAGAAGCTTTATAACACCTGGACAAGCAACAGCGCTGGTGCCAATGGTGGTATGAACTGGCGTATCGGTTGCAGCGGTGGTACGGGTACCGCATCTGACGCTGACTTCGACGCCGCTCTTGCTCTCGTGATGGCTTCCAAGCAGTGGAATGATGCTTCTTACCTCTCTGCAGGCAAGTCCCTCATTTCTTGGATTGCTTCTAACGACATCGCTAGCAACAAGATTAAGCCGGGTAACCAGTGGAATGACGGTTTCAACCCGAGCTATGCAACGACCGCTAACTTCCAGCTCTTCCAGGACGTTGCCGGTGGTTCTTGGTCTAGTGTGATTTCCCAGGCTTATACGGACTTGAACGCTTGCCAGGATTCTAAGACTGGTCTTGTGCCGGACTGGTGCGACTGGAACTCTCACAAGCCGATTTTGACGTCTGCTGCCGTTTCTAACGACATCGGTTTCTACGATGACGCTGCCCGTACTCCGTGGCGTATGGCTATGGCTTACTACTGGTACGGTGATACCAAGGCTCAGGCTTTCAACAAGAAAGTTGTTAGCTGGCTCATCCCGGAAACCCGCACTGCTAGTGGCGTGAACTCCGGTTATAAGTACGAAGGTGGTGCTTATCATATCGATAACAGCGATATCCGCCGCTTCGTTTCTTCTACCTTCTCCGGCGGTCTCGGCCTTGCAACTTCCTCTATCGATAGCAAGGAAGCTGAAACCTACCTCGGTACCGTTTACAAGGTTCTCAAGGAAAAGAAGAGCTGCTCTACCGCTCAGGGTTGCGGCGAAGGCTCTGTTGAAGGTGAAAAGTACTATCCGGCTACTTTGAACATGATTTACCTCCTCCTCGTGACGGGTAACATGCCGAACCTCTACAATACGACTGGTTTCACTCCGTTCACTCCGGATCCGTCTAAGGCTCCGTCTATCAGCGAAGGCGAAGGTACGCACTTGGAATTCGGTGATACGACTGTTTCTGTCTCTGGTCTCTGGAACTGGGGTGCATACCACGACAAGCTCGGTATCGGCACCAAGATGGTCCCGGATTCTGGCGCATCTCCGCTCTACAGACTTGATGATGGTTCTATCGTTGCTCGCGCTTCTATGGAAATCGGTCCGGAACCGGAATGGACTGAAGCAGCTGCTAAGGCTGGCACGCTCAAGTATCCGTCTGCTGGTATCGCTGTTTCCTTCAAGAAGGACGATTGCAAGAAAGACAAGAGCTGCGGTGTCAACTTCAAGACTCTCGGCATCCAGTACATCCGCGTGACGGCTAAGACTTCTGGCCCGATCCGCATGGCTATCCTCAACACCATCACCGACGAAAACGAAGAAAAGAAAGTTGAAAACGCAGGTGCAGGTTCTGAACCGGGTATCTATGTTGACAACTCCGAAGAATTCAAGGCTGTGACCTATGACATGACTCCGTATGAATACGGCTTCAAGGGCTTGGGTGATGGCAAGGAAATCAATATCCTTGACTGGGTTAGCAAGAATAACGCTCCGGAAGGCGGCGAAATCCTCACCTGCATCAAGGGCCTCAAGTGGGAAGTCAAGGATGCTAAGGGCGGTCTCGGTGAACTCACCATCAGCGCTGTCGAATTCCTCGATGCTTCCAAGCAGGCTGTCGATCCGGTCAAGCTCACCGGTATGGAAATCAAGGGACCGACCATTGGCCTCTACAAGGTTACCTTTGCTCCGAGCTTCAGCGTTCGTGCCGATGGCATGAAGCTCCAGATCAGCGGTGCTAAGGCTGGTAACGTGTTCATGGTCTACAACATGCAGGGCAAGGCAATTGCTGGTGGCATGCTCATGAACAGCAACCTCACGGTTAACGTTCCGAGTGCTGGTTCCTACATCGTTCGCGTTGGTTCTGAAATGAACCGCGTCAACGTGAAGTAATCCACGTACAAAACGAAATTGCAAAAAAGCCGAGGCGTAAAGCCCCGGCTTTTTTTGTCGCTTTGTCTCGTAAATCTTTGGGCTTGTTGGCCCCGTGCTAGGTTAGCCTCTCTGCTTATTAGGCCCCGCGAAGGCGGGGCTTTCGTGTTGCGTTTAAGCGGTTACCTGCTGATCTTTTTAGTTAAGGGCGTGAGGCCCTTGGCCTCGGCGCGGATGAAGTAAACGCCCTTGGGATAGCTTTCTGGAACTTTGAAACCGTTTGCGTCACCAAGCTTTTTTCCCTTCAGGTCGAAAATAGTGAATTTGGTGTAGTCTTTTGCGTTCCGTTTTATCTTTGGCGGGAGCCCGATTTCTTTTGACGTCTTGATGGTAAGGCTCTTGGACATGAATTCAATGATGTAGTGTCCATCGCTTTCTGGTGTCAGGACCTTGCCATCTTGCATAATCACGGCTTTGCTGTCAACACGGCTTGTGTCCAAGGCAACTCGCAGTGGAACGCTCTTGGGCATGTACTCGTGCGGGACTTTCCAGGTGACTTTGTAGCCGTCGTCAGTCTTGGTCATCAAAGCCTTGTCAAAGATGAAGTGGGCGCGCTGGTAGGCGCCTACAGTGCCGATCGGGGCTACCCATAGGCCGTTTTTGACCGCGCGCTCAAAAAGAGTCTTGATGTCGTCCGGATTGATGGCGTAATTGTCAATCATCCTTTCAGAAACGTCGTGCTGCAAAACAATGAGCCATGAACCGCCTGTTATTGGATGCTCCAGCGGAATTGAATTGTCGAACTTGCCGATGTATGCCGCTGTGTCTAGCGCGTTTAACATTTCGTTCACGGTGGCGCCTGAACGGGACCATATCTTGGCGGGCATGCTCATCCAATCCGGTTCTTCGTCCCAGAATGTTCGGGCGCCGTCATAGGTGCAGTCGCGGTTGAGCATGTGACGCTTATCGATAATGGTTTTGACATGGTCTCCGTTTTCGCAGAACGGGGTAGCAAACGATACGACCTTCACATCGGCGCCGTACTTTGCCATTGTCGCTTCGATAGTGTCTGCGAATTTCACAACATCTTCTTCAAGTTCTTCGTCTGTTTCGTCGGTTAAATGCCAGTGCGAAATGGTATGGTTGCCCATCTCGTGTCCGGCGTTGGCGAGAGCCGCAAAACCGGCCGCGTTATCTTTTAAGCGGTCTTGGAATGCGGTCAAGAAGAATGTGACATGGACATCGGGCATTGCATCTAGCAATGGTTTCAGGTTCAATACCTGAGTTTCGAGAGCGTCGTCAAAGGTGAAACTCACGGCGCCGACGTGGCCGTTCCAGGGTACAGTTATTAAGGGGGCTGCCGTACTGATGCCTGCTAGCCCAAGAGCGATACCGCAGGATAATGCGGTAAACGTGGACCTATTTGAATGATTGCAGTTCATAGACTTCTTCCCCTTCAGCTATTAAAAATAATCACATATTTCTAAAAATATCATGGGCCAAATCGTCCTAATCGGAATAATGCACAATTCTTTGCCAGTCAATAGAAAAGGTCTCGGAAAATCCGAGACCTTCGTTGGGTTGATTTATAGCAAATCTTGTGATTACATGGCTTCGAGCTTCTTGCCCTTGGTTTCGTTCACCAGCTTGGCGACTAACACAAAGCTTATTGCTGCGAAGGTCGTGTAAATCAAGTAGGTCGGGCCGATGCCGATGCCGTCCTTGCCGACGAGAACCGGGAAAGACCAGCTGACCAAGAAGTTTGCACCCCACTGGGCAAGGCCGCATATTGCGATTGCCACGGCACGAATGCGGTTGTTGAACATTTCGCCAAGCATCACCCACATCACCGGGCCCCATGTTGCGGCAAAGAATGCCACGTAGAAGTTTGCAGCGAGGAGGGCGAAAATACCGCTATTGCCTGTGAGGTTACCGCTAGCGTCGGAACCGAAGAGGAAGCAGCACGCGAGAATGCCAAGCGTAACGGTCATGCCTGCAGAACCGATGAGCAAGAGCGGCTTACGACCAATCTTATCGATAAGGAGAATAGCAGCGATAGTCATGGTCAAGTTGATAGCACTGGAAATCACGCTCGTAAGGAATGCATCGCTTTCACCGAAACCGACACTCTGCCAAAGCATGGAACCATAGTAGAAGATCATGTTAATACCCACGAGCTGCTGGAGAATGGCGATACTGAGGCCAGCCCAGACAATCGGAGCGACGCGCTTTTTGCCAGCGACCGTTTCGAGGAGGTCAGAAAGCTTGGCCGGCTTGTGAGTCTTGAAGGAGTCTTCAATTTCCTGAGCCTTTTCCTTGATGCCGACGGATGCAATCATCGAAAGCACTTTCTGAGCTTCTTCCATGCGGCCCTTGCTCACGAGGAAACGCGGGGATTCCGGGAGCTGCCAGGCGGCGACACCGTAGAGGAAAGCCGGGATAGCTTCGACCCAGAACATCACCTTCCAGGATTCAATGCCCATAATCAAGTTGCTTGCGGAACCCGAAATGCGGACAATGATGTAGTTCGAAAGCAGCGCCACGAAGATACCGATAACGATGGCGAACTGCTGCATGGAGCCTAGACGCCCACGCAAATGCGCCGGGGAGGTTTCGGCAATGTAAATCGGGGCGATGATAGATGCTACACCGATACCCACACCGCCAATCACGCGCCAAGCAATGAAATCGTAGATGGTGAAGGGGAGGCCAGAACCGATTGCGCTGATAAAGAAAAGGACGGCGGCTGCAAGCATGCAACGCACACGTCCAAACTTATCTGCCAAGCGACCGGCGAAATATGCACCGATGGCAGCGCCAATCAATGCGAGAGAAACCGCAAGACCAAGCTGCATGTCGTTACAATTGAAGTAACCTTTAAGTGCAACGTTGGCGCCGTTAATCACGGACGAGTCAAAACCGAATAGGAACCCTCCGATGGCGGCGGAAAGGGTTATCATGATGACATGTCCAACTTTGTAATTGTCTTCTACTGCCATTTTCGTACCTCTGTTTTTTTTTTGATTTTCAAATGGATTAGCCGCTAATATAGCTATCAAGAAATTGTAAATTCAAGGTTTACAATTAATCTCGATAGTCCAAAAAGGACTAACGTTTTTCTTACATAAGTCGAAAGTTGTGGCTTCACTGCTCCCGTCCTATTTAAAAATAGATATATATAATTTTCTTACAATGGGCGAATTTTTTGCAAAAAATGTGAATTTATTTTGGAATATAGGGAAGGTGGGAAGGGGGTGTTTTGGGCTGCTTTGGCGCGGTGGCGCATTGCCGTATTTTTCGCTATTTTCTAAATTTGCTCACGAAAATTTAAAGCCCGATAGTTGGTGCAAGACTGCAACGAACTAGGCGAAAATCTCTCGTCTCTCGTCTCTCGTCTCTCGTCTAGCTATCATATCAGAGGTCAAAACATGTTTCGTGAAGTAAAGAAAGAAGAGACCTTCCCGCAGATCGAAGAGCGCGTGCTCGGATTGTGGGACAAGGACGATAGTTTCAAGAAGTCGCTTGACAGCCGTCCGGAAACCGAACCGTATACTTTCTATGATGGCCCTCCGTTTGCAACGGGCCTTCCGCACTACGGTCACTTGCTTGCCGGTACCATCAAGGACATCGTTCCGCGTTACTGGACCATGAAGGGCAAGAAGGTTCCGCGCGGTTTCGGTTGGGACTGCCACGGTCTTCCGATTGAATCTCTCGTGCAGAACGAACTCGGTCTCGCTGGCGTTGCCGAAATCCAGAAGCTCGGCGTCGACAAGTTCAACGAAACTTGCCGCGGCAAGGTGCTCAAGTACACAAGCGAATGGAAGAAGACCGTTCGCCGCATGGGCCGCTGGGTCGACTTCGACAAGGGCTACAAGACCATGGACAAAAACTTCATGGAATCTGTGTGGTGGGTGTTCAAGCAGTGCTTCGACAAGGGCCTTATCTACCAGGGCTACCGCATCCAGCCGTACAGCCCGGCTCTCGCAACTCCGCTTTCGAACTTCGAAACGAACCAGGGCTATAAGGACCGTCAGGATCCGTCTTTGACGCTCATCTTCCCGCTTAACACGGATGAAGCCAAGTTCAAGGACACGAGCATCCTCGTGTGGACGACGACCCCTTGGACACTTTATTCCAACTTCTGCATTGTTGTTGGCCCGGACATGGACTACAACCTTGTGGAACAGGATGGCAAGAAGTACTGGATTGCCGCAAGCCGTACCGCTGCTTACTTCAAGAACCCGAACATCGTTGATACCTGCAAGGGCTCTGAACTCGTGGGTAAGGACTACGAACCGCTTTCCCGTATCTCCGATGCATTCGTGACGCCGGACCAGCTGTCCCGCCACTACAAGATTTACCCCGCCGACTACGTGAGTACCGAAGACGGTACCGGCGCCGTGCATACCGCTCCCTCCTTCGGTGAAGAAGACTTCCAGAAGGGTGCTGAACTCGACCTCGGCCTTTTCGACCCGCTCGATACCGAAGGCAAGTTCACGGACAAGGTCCCGATGTGGAAGGGCCTTGGTGCGAAGGAAGCCGACAAGGAAATTATCCGCTTCTTCAAGGAACAGGGCCGCGTGTTCAAGCAGGACACGATCGTGCATAGCTACCCGCACTGCTGGCGTACCGGCGTTCCTCTGATTTACCGCGCCCTCAAGACTTGGTTCTTGAAGATTGACGCGCCTGTCACAAGCAAGGACGGTGTGACCAAGACTCTGAAGGAATGGATGGTTGAAAACAACCAGACCGTGAACTGGGTTCCGGACCACATCAAGAACGGCCGTTTCGGCAAGTGGCTCGAAGGCGCTCGCGACTGGAACCTTTCTCGTAACCGCTTCTGGGGTACGCCGATTCCGGTGTGGCTCTCTGACGACGGCGACATGATTGCCGTGGGTTCCATCGAAGAACTCCAGCAGCTCACTGGCGTGAAGCTCGATGACTTGCACAAGCACTTTGTGGACAAGCTTACCATCGAAAAGAATGGCAAGGTCTACCGCCGCACGCCGGAAGTTTTCGACTGCTGGTTTGAATCCGGTTCTATGCCGTATGCAAGCCGCCATTACCCGTTTGAAAACAAGGAACTCGTGGAACGCAGCTTCCCGGCAGACTTCATTGCCGAAGGCCTTGACCAGACTCGTGGTTGGTTCTACACGCTGACCGTGCTTTCTAACGCTTTGTTCCAGAAACCGGCTTTCAAGAACGTTATTGTGAACGGTATTATCTTGGCCGAAGACGGTTCCAAGATGAGTAAGTCCAAGCGCAACTACCCGGACCCGAACGACCTTATTGAACGCACGGGTGCCGACGCCATTCGCTTGTTCATGATCAACTCCGCCGCTTTGAAGGCTGAAGACCTCCGCTTCAGTGAAGAAGGCGTGAAGGGCATCGTCAAACAGGTGATGTTGCCGCTCTGGAACGCCGTGGCATTCTTTGTCTCTAACCACAACGCTGATGCTGCCAAGGGCCAGCTCACGTGGAAGCCCGGTCAGGAAGTGAAGTCTGACAACGAACTGGACCGCTGGATGCTTGCAACGCTGCAGGATCTCGCTGCCAAGGTTGAAGTTGAAATGAAGGCTTACCGCCTGTACAACGTGGTGCCTGCCGTGATTGCCGCGGTTGATGACCTCACGAACTGGTACGTGCGCCGCAGCCGCCGCCGCTTCTGGAAGAGCGAAAATGATGGTGACAAGAACGCTGCCTACGCAACCATGTACAAGGTGCTCGTAGACTTCTCCAAGATTCTCGCTCCGTTCCTCCCGCTCCTCGCCGAAGAAATCTACCAGATTCTCGTGCGCGAAGTCGATGCTAACGCTCCGGTGAGTGTACACCTCTGCGAATTCCCGAGTGCTGACAAGTCCCTCATGGACGAAAAGCTTGTGGAACGCATCGCCATGGTGCGTGGCATGGTCGAAATGGGTCGCGTGATTCGTGCAACGAACAACGTAAAGAACCGTATGCCGATTGCCAGCATGACGGTCGTTGCTCACGGTAACGAAGAAAAGAACGTTGCTGAAACGATGAAGGACTTGATTCTCGAAGAACTCAACGTTCGCGAAATGAAGTTCCTCGAAGACGAAACCAAGCTTGTGAAACTCTCTGCAAAGCCGAACTTCCTCGCTATCAAGGCGAAGGGTCCGGATTACGCGAAGAACATGAAGGTGATTTCCGCGAAGTTGAATTCGTTGACCGTCGACGAAATCAAGGCTCTGCAGAATGGCGAAACCATCAAGTTCGACTTCGGTGAAGTCGGTGCCGACTGCCTGATGCTCAACCGCATCGTGGCCGACGGCATGGCCGTGGAAGCCAACCAGCACTTCACCGTGGCTCTGGACCTGAAGATCACGGACGAACTCCGCCGCGCCTGCGTGGCCCGCGAACTCGTGAACCGTATCCAGAACCGCCGTAAGGACCAGAACTACGCCATCACCGACAAGATCGAAGTGACGCTGTTCTCTGCAAGCGAAGTCTTCAAGCAGGCTGTCGCGGAGAACGAGGCTTACATCGCCGGCGAAACTCAGGCCGTGAAGATTGCCTG
Coding sequences within it:
- a CDS encoding glycosyl hydrolase family 8; the protein is MKNLAKVMFGVAAVAAVTASAGQFPFPQNMKYPHGKIIEYADTDMIKDHYKLWKQAWYQASNGWVLAPEGTCSTVSEAIAYGMLISVYMDDQDVFKKLYNTWTSNSAGANGGMNWRIGCSGGTGTASDADFDAALALVMASKQWNDASYLSAGKSLISWIASNDIASNKIKPGNQWNDGFNPSYATTANFQLFQDVAGGSWSSVISQAYTDLNACQDSKTGLVPDWCDWNSHKPILTSAAVSNDIGFYDDAARTPWRMAMAYYWYGDTKAQAFNKKVVSWLIPETRTASGVNSGYKYEGGAYHIDNSDIRRFVSSTFSGGLGLATSSIDSKEAETYLGTVYKVLKEKKSCSTAQGCGEGSVEGEKYYPATLNMIYLLLVTGNMPNLYNTTGFTPFTPDPSKAPSISEGEGTHLEFGDTTVSVSGLWNWGAYHDKLGIGTKMVPDSGASPLYRLDDGSIVARASMEIGPEPEWTEAAAKAGTLKYPSAGIAVSFKKDDCKKDKSCGVNFKTLGIQYIRVTAKTSGPIRMAILNTITDENEEKKVENAGAGSEPGIYVDNSEEFKAVTYDMTPYEYGFKGLGDGKEINILDWVSKNNAPEGGEILTCIKGLKWEVKDAKGGLGELTISAVEFLDASKQAVDPVKLTGMEIKGPTIGLYKVTFAPSFSVRADGMKLQISGAKAGNVFMVYNMQGKAIAGGMLMNSNLTVNVPSAGSYIVRVGSEMNRVNVK
- a CDS encoding polysaccharide deacetylase family protein, whose product is MNCNHSNRSTFTALSCGIALGLAGISTAAPLITVPWNGHVGAVSFTFDDALETQVLNLKPLLDAMPDVHVTFFLTAFQDRLKDNAAGFAALANAGHEMGNHTISHWHLTDETDEELEEDVVKFADTIEATMAKYGADVKVVSFATPFCENGDHVKTIIDKRHMLNRDCTYDGARTFWDEEPDWMSMPAKIWSRSGATVNEMLNALDTAAYIGKFDNSIPLEHPITGGSWLIVLQHDVSERMIDNYAINPDDIKTLFERAVKNGLWVAPIGTVGAYQRAHFIFDKALMTKTDDGYKVTWKVPHEYMPKSVPLRVALDTSRVDSKAVIMQDGKVLTPESDGHYIIEFMSKSLTIKTSKEIGLPPKIKRNAKDYTKFTIFDLKGKKLGDANGFKVPESYPKGVYFIRAEAKGLTPLTKKISR
- a CDS encoding sugar porter family MFS transporter; its protein translation is MAVEDNYKVGHVIMITLSAAIGGFLFGFDSSVINGANVALKGYFNCNDMQLGLAVSLALIGAAIGAYFAGRLADKFGRVRCMLAAAVLFFISAIGSGLPFTIYDFIAWRVIGGVGIGVASIIAPIYIAETSPAHLRGRLGSMQQFAIVIGIFVALLSNYIIVRISGSASNLIMGIESWKVMFWVEAIPAFLYGVAAWQLPESPRFLVSKGRMEEAQKVLSMIASVGIKEKAQEIEDSFKTHKPAKLSDLLETVAGKKRVAPIVWAGLSIAILQQLVGINMIFYYGSMLWQSVGFGESDAFLTSVISSAINLTMTIAAILLIDKIGRKPLLLIGSAGMTVTLGILACCFLFGSDASGNLTGNSGIFALLAANFYVAFFAATWGPVMWVMLGEMFNNRIRAVAIAICGLAQWGANFLVSWSFPVLVGKDGIGIGPTYLIYTTFAAISFVLVAKLVNETKGKKLEAM
- the ileS gene encoding isoleucine--tRNA ligase, with translation MFREVKKEETFPQIEERVLGLWDKDDSFKKSLDSRPETEPYTFYDGPPFATGLPHYGHLLAGTIKDIVPRYWTMKGKKVPRGFGWDCHGLPIESLVQNELGLAGVAEIQKLGVDKFNETCRGKVLKYTSEWKKTVRRMGRWVDFDKGYKTMDKNFMESVWWVFKQCFDKGLIYQGYRIQPYSPALATPLSNFETNQGYKDRQDPSLTLIFPLNTDEAKFKDTSILVWTTTPWTLYSNFCIVVGPDMDYNLVEQDGKKYWIAASRTAAYFKNPNIVDTCKGSELVGKDYEPLSRISDAFVTPDQLSRHYKIYPADYVSTEDGTGAVHTAPSFGEEDFQKGAELDLGLFDPLDTEGKFTDKVPMWKGLGAKEADKEIIRFFKEQGRVFKQDTIVHSYPHCWRTGVPLIYRALKTWFLKIDAPVTSKDGVTKTLKEWMVENNQTVNWVPDHIKNGRFGKWLEGARDWNLSRNRFWGTPIPVWLSDDGDMIAVGSIEELQQLTGVKLDDLHKHFVDKLTIEKNGKVYRRTPEVFDCWFESGSMPYASRHYPFENKELVERSFPADFIAEGLDQTRGWFYTLTVLSNALFQKPAFKNVIVNGIILAEDGSKMSKSKRNYPDPNDLIERTGADAIRLFMINSAALKAEDLRFSEEGVKGIVKQVMLPLWNAVAFFVSNHNADAAKGQLTWKPGQEVKSDNELDRWMLATLQDLAAKVEVEMKAYRLYNVVPAVIAAVDDLTNWYVRRSRRRFWKSENDGDKNAAYATMYKVLVDFSKILAPFLPLLAEEIYQILVREVDANAPVSVHLCEFPSADKSLMDEKLVERIAMVRGMVEMGRVIRATNNVKNRMPIASMTVVAHGNEEKNVAETMKDLILEELNVREMKFLEDETKLVKLSAKPNFLAIKAKGPDYAKNMKVISAKLNSLTVDEIKALQNGETIKFDFGEVGADCLMLNRIVADGMAVEANQHFTVALDLKITDELRRACVARELVNRIQNRRKDQNYAITDKIEVTLFSASEVFKQAVAENEAYIAGETQAVKIAWAAAADGLEANDADGEAFSFTTVKA